The Cyprinus carpio isolate SPL01 chromosome A10, ASM1834038v1, whole genome shotgun sequence nucleotide sequence TTTGAAGGGACAGCGTCCTCTGAAACGCACCAGGCACTCATCCACAGTGACGTTTGGGCCTGGATTGTACAAGAGTGGCAGGCGTTCGACCCATTTATCCCAGATGATCCTTACTGGTGCCAGCTTGTCACTTTTCTGTCTGCTATGCTCTTCATCCCTTTTGTAAAAGCAGAAGACCCTTGACAAACTGGAAAAACTTTTCAGTGACATGGTAGCACGAAAAATTGCCCTCCCTGATACACCGTGCCATAAGCTACTTATGGCCTCATGGTGGGATCGATACACACCTGCCAGAATCAACAGACCAAAAAATGCCTGTAAGTCTGTCCAGTCCAGGTCCTTCCAGGTATCACGAAATACACGTTTCCCCTCTAAATTGgtcatttttatcaaaatgtgtttaatatcatctggaaaaaacaattcaaatgttGATCTTATGTCTTCAGCATGGGCACATGCCAGCCTGGTTGGTCCAGAGGTCATTTTGATACGATGAGCTGGTAATCTCCCTCGTTGTTTCTGAGGAGAAGGTGCTGGAGTCCACGATATGTTTCCGTTTTTGGACTGATAAGCCACCTCAGTGTCAGCAGTGACCTCTGACTCTTCCTCTGACTCTTCTCCATCAGTAGAGTGGTAGTCTGGATCGAACTCTGTATTGTCCTCTGTTTCAGAAGCTTCATCAAAGAGCTCCAGCTCAGCTTCTCCATCCAGATTCCTTTCCTCTTCCATCCATTCATCACTTGTAATATGTTGGGTCATGTCTCTTTCATCTTCCATTCCTCCCTCACTTGTCATATGTAGGGTCGTGTTTCTTTCCTCTTCCATCTCTCCATCACTTGTCTTATGTAGGGTCACGTCTCTTtccttttccatctctccatCACTTGTCTTAAGTAGGGTCACGTCTCTTTCCTCTTCCATCCCTCCATCACTTGTCGTATGTAGGGCTGCATCTCTTTGCTCTTCACTGGACTCATATAAATGAACCAGGGACTCCACAACACTAAACCGCCTCTTCATTGTACAGCTACAGAATGAACTGCAAGCAAGGTTCAAGGAAGtcacatttatgattttatttgttacaCTTGATAGGATCAAATGTTCTCTAATATTAAAAGCTCATAAAAGAGCTAGATTCTTCAATCTAGTATAATGTGCACAGGTTTGAGTGATAGTTAggtttattaaatatcattatctgtctataaaaataataaataatggaaGCCTACAAAATGTCCTCATTAAAGTAGTCAAACTTGTCATTCTTCGTTGCATAAAAAGTGGATGGTTCGAAATAttgttttggaaatattttgtttaataatgacAAATACTGCAATACTTAAAAACACAtattctgggggggggggggctgcgcATTATGGCTTTGTTCCATCCTCCACACAGGGCCAACTCACACCAAGAGCAAAACAACTTGATTCCTGTGACCACGAGATTTGCCTGTCTGACATTGTTTTCTTGGTTTatcctttttcttatttttttttttttttggggggggggggggttctatCATGATTTAATTGGCTAAATAGTTGTTTTGTCCggtttaattgtgtttattgttgAGCTGTAGCCTGCAGACAAAGTTATTAAGACCAGTTACAAATGACAAGGATAAAAGATTGTAGCTGTGTTTTTGTCTGCACAgcgtatttttgtgtatttgaactgTGCAGATTTGACGCAGTGTCCATCAAATATAAACTTGGTGCCTATCTTAAGAGAAGCACCATGGAGAGACGCTTCTGGGACGTGCCGTGGCGTGGCTGCTATAAATGCAAGCATTGACTAGTTTAGCCGCGATCAACTCCGGTGGCCGTGTCAGAGCCATAACGCACTGCAGACTTGTGCAGTGTAACGGTCCTTGCACACTGATCCGAAACTCTCTTTTAAAATTTCTGCACGTTAAataataaatacgacctcacttTGTGCCAATCACGTCTACACAGTGCCACCAAAACTTTGgtctgtcaaaaaaacaaaaaaaattgattggGAACACCAAAATCCAGAATGGCGTCTGACAAGTGTGTGTTCCTGCATCCTAATTTTCATACTATGTATGTAAGACTCCAATAACCCTGCATTCCATtcagaagggctcatccctatgccctaatcccttcaaagagTTTAACCTCCGGAGTGAGAACTTCAAAAGGATGAAGGGtgtaggagtaaaaaaaaaaaaacctatttttttGGATTGCACTTCTGCGTCACCTTAACAAGTCGATTAAGGAGGCGCCTTTGTCACACATTTTGTATGCTGGTTGACCCCCAATCgtctttacattaaaatataatgtatatttgtatatgtaatatgtatctgtaatatatattatgtctatgtatttgaaacatttgaatggaCTGATAAAGGTAGCTGTAAAGTATTTTTGTTGAAGTACAATGTTGTTTTGACCATAATCATGTACCAAATCTAACTCGTATAAATGTTACAGTAGTattgaaaaaatgaaatagataagttaaaataaaaaggttttagatacaaaaaaaatacacataaaaccttaaaaaaaattaattaaataaacaaattggtgttatatttcatctacaacaatgtgaattttattaacatccatttggccattaacttttaaatgcatcattatgcaaaaaaaaaagagcagagttCTCTGCATAAAGACCCACGGCTGACAGATCAACGTGCTAGTTTTTTTCTCTCCGATATGGTaggttaaatgaaatgaaatgtggaggatgttcactaagacaagatgattgacaggccagtaaAGTGACAGGGTGCGTGTAACTATGCGACAGAGCAGTCCGTTAAAGACGCAATTGCCTACTTTTCTACTACACACAcccaaaagtgtgtactttttttcaccaaaagagtacatactttaggGCGTGGGATgcagcatgagtgtgtgtgtatgtgtgtccatACCTGAGACATATTGCCACTCTCTGTTCAGGATCAATTGGTTCACGGAGATtggtggtctttttttttaaatgttgctccaGTATCGCTAGCAAAGCATCCAACTGAGCCACTGAAATCCGGAAGTAATCTTTCAATCGCTTGGGATAATTCCGCAGCTCCTTGATAAGGAGGTGGAACTCTCTTTCCTCTCTATGCAATCTCAGGATTGGATGGACCAAATATTTCCTCTTTCTATTTTTCTTATTAAAGGGAtcataggatgcccattttccacaagttgatatgattctttagggtctttatgaaaagtctgtaacatagtttggttaaaatttctcaatggtagtgtaaaccATCTTTTTTTACCCTGtctaaaacagctcttttcagagcatgcagttttgtagaattttcctttaaatgttaatgagctctgctgaccccacccctctcttatGAGCcaggactgtttactttagccgcatccatcgtgaaacttgctaataaGCACATTATTTGGAAAAGCGATTTGAAaagattaattgaaaaaaaaaaccttacactcacttcttctgtaggtgaagctggatcacgaatgatggGCGCGAACAgatgcatttatgtagatcgggggtgcattttcttctaaaacaaacattttcatcagCTCCGATGTTGGGAGCAACTGAGACTGCTATGTTCACTATCCACagccaacaacagaacacctcaatcgcttaggagttattcttgtctacatctgctccggcagtgaaacaatggcggactgatgacagtcactcaggatgggactaaggtaagacgccagtccagtctgtgctggaatgctactgtcaatcaaactatcgtgggaggggcctgattttgtgacatcacacagacaggcatctgagatcggctcgatttgagaaaggggtaaagttttgagcaaatttaaaaaaattaaaaaaaaccctgggtggatttttatcattttagagTGGTTgagtacacacactgccaacacatatTTCAGTTCGCAACAAAAGTGCGTGTaccatcatatgatccctttaagaaGAGAGAGGACAACAAAATGATCATTGCTTGAAGATtccattttgtattgttttgcaaATTTTTTCGCAACTGATTATTAATACGcatcagactcagtgtgcaaggtttTCGTGCCTGACAAATATTTAGGATGCCGAATACGAAAAAACGCATAGAAAATTTCAGACTAAAGCCATGGTCACACTAGACATTTCattccattgacatccattcatACGTATGCGAATACATCAAAACCGGATACCCAAGCCCATGTGAAGATATTTCGCTGCGTAGCAAatttcaagtttggtgaactctgacctgcgaatttgCGTCACGTGAATGCGTAAGACCAATAGAAGATTAAACCGTCATAAAGTGACCTCTTATTCAGAAGTGTAAAACATGGAGGAATCGCTAATTTTagcagtgtcacatcatcctgtTTAAAAAGAGAAGCAGCTTGGTTTGCAGTGGGAAAGCGgatgatttttttattgcatgagatttgtatgtgtgcgtgtgtgtagttGATTAACTATACTTGTGACTGATTGTAATCACTTAAATAGAAAAGAATTATAACTAGTGAGGATATTTTGTTGGTGTACTGTGAAAACCTTGGCAGCTCCATTTCTCAGCACCGTCCAAACAAATTTTgcatgctcaaagtctagtgtgaccacgGCTTTAAGCTGTGTCCGAACCACTCCCTATCCCCCATATAGTGCACTATATTGGGTGTCtgccattttgtagtgctgtccgaatTCTTAGAGAACGAGTTCGTTCACTTGATTTattcactactttttacccacaatccTCTGTGATTTCGAGTGTACAATGGATGTACACttgctgaagcactatttccAATAATCCAATGCGGAGTGGATTGAGAGCTGGATACGAGAGCGGGAGCGAGCGAGTTGGAATGAGAGATTCatataaatctttattatttctgcttcAACGGTTATTTCATgccttattaaattaatataatatattatttaggcATTAACTCAGTTTAatgttttactaatttactgaggtggtGTTGTTAACTTACTAGAAATGtgatgataatttggtggatGATTATAAAATATCCGTTAATCACTGCTGaataaaacagcatatgctggttaggtatgttttgacgctgggatgctggtttatgctggtcctttgctggtttatgctggtccattgccagcacatgaccagcataaaccagcaaaggaccagcataacgGTCACCTGAGGGGGCTCTACGATCACTGTCTTTAGAGAAGCACAAAATGCTGCTCAGGAGAGTTTCAAGacactaaaaataatatacatataatgtatatgtaatatgtgtttattttaatttaattatgaatatattaagCATTACAAAACAAGTTAGGCCTAATAATACCATCTTTGAAACCACAAAGTTGGAGCAGAGgtatatataatttcattgtaTATAAAGTCATTGTgagtgttattgttattaattttattttctggaataatataaatgtacatatgtGAAGATGTTTCTGCGACAGCTCTGACGTCAGCTTCCAAATTCGTTCACTTCATTTCGTTCACTCCTTTCTGATAATAGCGCACTCAACTGCCATACACTATGTagggattagtgaatgagtgaacaaGTGAGCGATTTCGAACGCAGctgtgtgcaaggaccttaaatAAGGGATTAAACGCAGATGAGAAGGCATGTTTAGATTTGAACTGTTGACCGTTGGAGTTTGAACAGTCTTGGCTCATTTGAACATTCCGTGTCTCAAGTCAACATTCTATTAGGGTTTAAAGACTGACATTTTTAGACAAGAATAAAACACCACGAATACTGGTGAGCCAATGAGCCATAACCATAGCCTGTATAAAGACAAGCCATAACCTGTGTACTCGGTCGCCGTGACTATTTCCCATAATCCAatgtggagtggactgagagctgGATACGAGAGCGGGAGCGAGCGAGTTTGAATGAGAGATGTggtttaaatctttattatttctgcttcAACGGTTATTTCATgccttattaaattaaaataatatattatttaggcATTAACTCAGTTTAatgttttactaatttactgaggtggtGTAGTTAACTTACTAGAGATGtgatgataatttggtggatGATTATAAAATATCCGTTAATCACTGCTGaataaaacagcatatgctggttaggtatgttttgacgctgggatgctggtgtaacccctctctcccgggtccttgCCGCCGCACCTCGTActtgctccgagtgggcctcgaacccaggTGTCCGGCCtgggaggcggacgcactaacaaggaggctaaatgactgcagccacttgCATCAGTCGTTaatgcgtctcttgagatcaggggagtgaggtttacctgcacagcacctactcgctggcctccgttataCTCACCCCCCTAAAcatcactcccatccgggtcacggcaccaatgtaacccctctctcccgggtccttgCCGCCGCACCTCGTActtgctccgagtgggcctcgaacccaggtctccggcatgggaggcggacgcactaacaaggaggctaaatgactgcagccactagcatcAGTCGTTaatgcgtctcttgagatcaggggagtgaggtttacctgcacagcacctactcgctggcctccattacactggtttatgctggtcatgtgctggtcctttgctggtttatgctggtcctttgccagcacatgaccagcataaaccagcaaaggaccagcataacgGTCACCTGAGGGGGCTCTACGATCACTGTCTTCTTATCTGAGCACAAAATGCTGCTCAGGAGAGTTTCGAGacactaaaaataatatacatataatgtatgtgtaatatgtgtttattttaatttaataatgaatatattaagcGTTACAAAACAAGTTAGGCCTAATAATACCATTTTTGAAACCACAAAGTTGGAGCAGAGgtatatataatttcattgtaTATATAGTCATTGTgagtgttattgttattaattttattttctggaataatataaatgtacatatgtGAAGATGTTTCTGCGACAGCTCTGACATGCAGTGTATACGTCAGCGTCCGAATTCGTTCACTTCATTTCGTTCACTCCTTTCTGATAATAGCGCACTCAACTGCCATACACTATGTagggattagtgaatgagtgaacaaGTGAGCGATTTCGAACGCAGCTGTGTGCAAGGACCTTGAATAAGGGATTAAACGCAGATGAGAAGGCATGTTTAGATTTGAACTGTTGACCGTTGGAGTTTGAACAGTCTTGGCTCATTTGAACATTCCGTGTCTCAATTCAACATTCTATTAGGGTTTAAAGACTGACATTTTTAGACAAGAATAAAACGCCACGAATACTGGTGAGCCAATGAGCCATAACCATAGCCTGTATAAAGACAAGCCATAACCTGTGTActcggtcgccgtgattttgccaagacagacatgttcctggatcaattTTCTTGTCCagaaatatagacttaacccaatccctacccctaaacctaaccctacccataatttattcctaaaatcagtgtgaaatgatacctgattaacaagggtgtagaagcacctaaccctgatcgtaagcctaaaacagatatttcctgaaaagttatatctcaattttgattggttgattggaatgttgttccaggatcaactaCCATGCGCTTTTGAGCAGCTGTGCTCTCGCGAGAGTATTTTGGCACGTGTCAGCCAGAGCCCCCCACAGCGTCACGCTTTCTTTTTAATGTTCTGCCTTGTGGctgtttgtaataatttatttgttagccGATTTAACTATTTGCTCTCTGAAATAACTTTGCCGTTGttgcattttgtgtttgtatgtatttcaaatatagtTACTCTAAAGCCATGCCAATAGAGTTAATCTCAATCAGAATGTTTGAGACAAAATTGATGACAAAATTAAGGATATTGTGTTATAGCGTCATCCATTCATTTGTTCGTGTCTGTTCTGCATTATGGATGAATTCTCATGAATTCATTTGTgcatatataatttaacaaatgatttaataattgcTGTGTTATATAGTCttagccattttttattttacaatgatcGATCAAATCTGACCGGGAACGCACTTAATACTTTTGTGTTCAGATGGCTAGTGTAGGAAAAGTCACCAAGCCTTGTGGAAAAGTAGATTTATCGTATCTGCTGAAGTCGTATCTGATTAAAATGACCGAACAGAACCAGGGGGTTAAAACAGAgacaaaatggcagcagctggaaTGTGAAAATATCCTTCCACACGAGCACGAGATCTTTGCACATATCAAATTTATTCTTTCCgtctgtttatttataaaataatactatgGAACGCATCCTGATATTTGTGGGGTGGGGGGaggataataaaaaacaacaaccttgtaATCAAACAtctctgcttttttattttattttattcaagttaAGCTTAGTGTGCATCTTACCTTATCCGCGGTCTTTTGTATTGGACACAAATCCTGTATGGAGTGCTTTGGTTTTCTTGTCTTTCTCGTGTATTGCAGAAGCTCTCGGTCTGCTTGAGGAACACAGATGCATGCGATCAGCACGCTGCATTCAGATGAAAACATCCATGTGCTGGTTACTAGATCTATAGTAGGTTATATACTGTCTCCACGAGTCCAAAGGTACAGAATACAGACATGTCCGTATTATTGTAATGGATCAGTACAGCAGTCCTCACGTCCAGTGCACGCGCCCTCTGGtgatgcacatgcacacaatcaTGCATATGTTGCACACAACGG carries:
- the LOC109058981 gene encoding piggyBac transposable element-derived protein 4-like isoform X1, with the protein product MKRRFSVVESLVHLYESSEEQRDAALHTTSDGGMEEERDVTLLKTSDGEMEKERDVTLHKTSDGEMEEERNTTLHMTSEGGMEDERDMTQHITSDEWMEEERNLDGEAELELFDEASETEDNTEFDPDYHSTDGEESEEESEVTADTEVAYQSKNGNISWTPAPSPQKQRGRLPAHRIKMTSGPTRLACAHAEDIRSTFELFFPDDIKHILIKMTNLEGKRVFRDTWKDLDWTDLQAFFGLLILAGVYRSHHEAISSLWHGVSGRAIFRATMSLKSFSSLSRVFCFYKRDEEHSRQKSDKLAPVRIIWDKWVERLPLLYNPGPNVTVDECLVRFRGRCPFKQYMPSKPGKYGIKIWAACDSSSSYAWNMQIYTGKAIDGKSEKNQGMRVVLDMTDGLEGHTVTCDNFFTSYGLGEELLRRKMTMIGTVRSNKPELPPALLSMKDRARLSSMFAFTDTHTLVSYCPRKNKNVLLMSTFHRDAKVSDKDHKKPEIILHYNQTKGGVDNLDKVVATYTCQRKTARWPMVIFFNMLDVSAYNSFVLWTKINPSWNKGKNSKRRLFLEELGVALVAPYMKRRHYVPRSPASQNMVIQAQACSSEKDDVLLLASKHKVMEARAYCFTAKKPSSSPVSTPTKRKRCQVCESKKSTKTSVMCSQCNMYICRSHAITTSYCYSCKKV
- the LOC109058981 gene encoding eukaryotic translation initiation factor 5B-like isoform X2, whose amino-acid sequence is MKRRFSVVESLVHLYESSEEQRDAALHTTSDGGMEEERDVTLLKTSDGEMEKERDVTLHKTSDGEMEEERNTTLHMTSEGGMEDERDMTQHITSDEWMEEERNLDGEAELELFDEASETEDNTEFDPDYHSTDGEESEEESEEESEVTADTEVAYQSKNGNISWTPAPSPQKQRGRLPAHRIKMTSGPTRLACAHAEDIRSTFELFFPDDIKQILIKMTNLEGKCVFRDTWKDLDWTDLQAFFGLLILAGVYRSHHEVMSNLRPIFRATM